A stretch of Aedes aegypti strain LVP_AGWG chromosome 2, AaegL5.0 Primary Assembly, whole genome shotgun sequence DNA encodes these proteins:
- the LOC110676591 gene encoding uncharacterized protein LOC110676591 — protein MKTRSRNRNEKNNICGIKYSESCAKQGNKYSCNDRDTQKCCSYPERISNRTFRKASVNRVPATINSTTKSTLKSQPNCQKPSANRVNLSTGLTRGNADIRCKTRTAHTKSIRTKKVGRKCQFEGKDKENEPVCASMRTLQNLRAIAAKEGISTGGQKAQLEERIHWHRKFNLNSTKVQPLRPVLPLDATEFTEAEEYKQCDKKLQQSLRWLSTVQIWSYFVSRSARHGYGKGKQLKQAAFLRNICYAQINNETFQVRGYCGATMRKSTMYLLRLEHNTEAITKTSCTCPAGQGNLAACKHIAALLMALEEFARTGHLQQNQTCTDVLQTWHRPPKHTDRSMMYRPLKDIFKDNHSDRLPQITDLPLNDLHKQMMNNSLNRGMHMTIHRSRYVMDMRNYFAEHSYAKNTISDATDPCAPGNSDNDSGWKNDT, from the exons ATGAAGACCAGATCAAGAAACAGaaacgaaaaaaataacatttgtgGAATAAAATACTCTGAATCGTGCGCCAAACAAGGAAACAAATATTCCTGCAATGATCGCGACACACAAAAATGCTGTTCATATCCGGAAAGAATCAGCAACAGGACTTTCAGGAAAGCTTCAGTTAACCGAGTGCCTGCCACCATAAATTCAACAACAAAGTCTACGTTAAAGTCCCAGCCAAATTGCCAAAAACCTTCGGCGAATCGAGTGAATTTATCTACTGGATTGACTAGAGGCAATGCTGATATTAGATGCAAAACCCGTACAGCCCATACGAAATCAATACGCACTAAAAAAGTTGGCCGCAAATGCCAATTTGAAGGCAAAGATAAAG AAAATGAACCCGTCTGTGCCTCGATGAGAACGTTGCAAAATCTGCGCGCAATAGCAGCAAAAGAAGGAATTTCAACTGGAGGTCAGAAGGCACAACTGGAGGAACG GATTCATTGGCATCGCAAGTTCAATTTGAATTCCACGAAAGTTCAACCCCTGCGTCCAGTTCTTCCACTTGATGCCACAGAGTTTACAGAGGCAGAAGAGTACAAGCAGTGTGATAAAAAATTACAGCAATCTCTTAGGTGGCTCTCTACAGTGCAAATCTGGTCTTACTTTGTTTCAAGGTCAGCCCGCCATGGATATGGTAAGGGCAAACAATTGAAACAAGCAGCATTTCTTCGAAATATTTGTTATGCACAG ATTAACAATGAAACGTTTCAAGTTCGTGGCTACTGCGGTGCAACAATGCGTAAAAGTACAATGTACCTGTTACGACTGGAACATAACACCGAAGCTATCACTAAAACATCATGTACATGCCCCGCTGGTCAGGGCAATTTAGCAGCCTGCAAGCATATAGCAGCACTTCTGATGGCATTGGAGGAATTTGCAAGGACAG GTCATTTACAACAAAACCAAACATGCACAGATGTGCTGCAAACGTGGCATAGACCACCGAAACATACTGATCGCTCCATGATGTACAGGCCGCTCAaagacattttcaaagataATCATTCAGATCGACTCCCCCAAATAACCGATTTACCGTTAAATGATTTACATAAACAAATGATGAATAATTCTCTGAACCGTGGAATGCATATGACGATACATAGAAGTCGTTATGTAATGGACATGCGCAACTACTTTGCTGAACATTCCTATGCAAAGAACACGATAAGTGACGCTACCGATCCTTGCGCGCCCGGAAACAGTGACAATGATTCTGGTTGGAAAAACGATACATAG
- the LOC110676590 gene encoding uncharacterized protein LOC110676590 → MPTQCCVSYCRSRSHPEEPVPLHRFPQSDHFRDVWRQILEVGPIKLSASRVCGKHFSISQYDNYDAKTLKINTFPDMQLPRTRKVIEVQQNPKRAQKRTHSEYIYYNVRKHRTYIRRQDASYSDDKENTTPVIPQNEPKTSENLRHICTHYSRIQQVMKAETSKRSRSMDSGTDSPSIFSASMFENVGREETVTTENQLKENEYPRSSSNSHGPSEKIGRFIMFKGLFNIDGLTTRHLKHLTGLTKCQFEFVYDLCTDRQTECPYYGLALREQLLCTFIKYRKGWEFLTLAILFKLKESTARDIFVFWTNLLNSRIAAIDFWEFGSRQEDEYIAILDCTEIPMEKPESPDIQQVTFSKYKNTNTFKVLVAIDEQGTILFVSDAYGGSVSDNKIVELSGIIDKLHEGDHILADRGFEQTDILSAKGIILNRPPNKKGEQLSEEDVFRTRAIASRRIDVERMIGYAKTYKILSHKVTHAMFPFMDKIIKVLFKLTNFRPPICKIAKDRVKEDLEL, encoded by the exons ATGCCTACACAATGTTGTGTCAGCTACTGCAGGTCGCGATCCCATCCAGAAGAACCGGTACCGCTTCACAGATTCCCCCAGAGTGACCATTTTCGTGATGTATGGAGACAGATTCTTGAAGTTGGGCCCATCAAGTTGTCTGCATCGAGAGTGTGTGGGAAGCATTTTTCCATCTCCCAATATGATAATTATG AtgcgaaaacattaaaaataaacacattccCCGATATGCAGCTGCCACGAACTAGAAAAGTGATTGAAGTACAGCAAAATCCG AAAAGAGCGCAGAAGAGGACACACTCGGAGTATATTTATTATAATGTCCGGAAGCACCGGACATATATCCGGCGTCAAGACGCGTCCTACTCCGACGACAAAGAAAATACTACGCCTGTGATCCCACAAAATGAGCCTAAAACCTCGGAAAATCTTCGTCATATATGTACGCATTACTCACGAATCCAACAAGTAATGAAAGCTGAAACTAGTAAGCGTTCCAGATCAATGGACAGCGGCACCGATAGCCCATCGATTTTTTCTGCTTcgatgtttgaaaatgttggcCGTGAGGAAACTGTGACAACAGAAAATCAATTGAAGGAAAACGAATATCCAAG GTCTAGCAGCAACTCCCATGGTCCAAGTGAGAAAATCGGCCGATTCATCATGTTTAAAGGCTTGTTCAACATTGATGGTCTAACCACACGACATCTCAAGCACCTAACTGGACTAACAAAATGTCAGTTTGAATTTGTATACGATTTGTGCACTGATCGCCAAACTGAATGTCCGTACTACGGACTAGCTTTGAGGGAACAACTTTTGTGCACATTTATAAAATATAGAAAAGGATGGGAATTCCTAACATTAGCCATACTTTTCAAGCTGAAAGAGTCCACTGCtcgtgatatttttgttttctggaCAAATCTGCTGAACAGCCGAATTGCAGCGATAGATTTTTGGGAATTCGGTTCACGCCAAGAAGATGAATACATAGCGATATTAGATTGTACGGAAATACCGATGGAAAAACCGGAATCACCAGATATACAgcaagtaacattttcaaaatacaaaaatacgAACACCTTCAAAGTGCTCGTTGCCATAGATGAGCAAGGAACAATTTTGTTCGTCAGTGATGCATATGGAGGATCTGTATCTGACAACAAAATCGTTGAACTATCTGGAATCATCGACAAGCTGCATGAAGGCGATCACATTTTAGCAGATAGAGGTTTCGAGCAAACTGACATTTTGTCAGCGAAAGGAATTATACTCAATCGGCCACCAAACAAAAAGGGCGAGCAATTGAGTGAAGAAGATGTTTTCAGAACTCGTGCGATAGCCTCACGGCGCATCGACGTTGAGCGTATGATAGGGTACgcaaaaacatataaaattttatcaCATAAAGTGACGCACGCTATGTTCCCATTCATGGATAAAATCATAAAGGTGTTGTTCAAACTGACCAACTTCAGACCACCAATTTGCAAGATTGCAAAAGACCGAGTTAAAGAGGATCTTGAACTTTGA
- the LOC5566357 gene encoding hepatocyte growth factor-regulated tyrosine kinase substrate isoform X3, whose amino-acid sequence MGDTMNILKSEGHKFPELKEADAMFTSENAPEWADGDVCHRCRVAFSFTQRKHHCRNCGQVFCQQCSAKTSTLPKFGIEREVRVCDGCYPQLHRQTPTLTKKATEEEDLPAEYLSSSLAQQAQAPARKTDEELREEEELQLALALSQSEAETKKATQTRKTFHKSPSPEPVKVQRSPSPVDETPADPELQRYLNRNYWEQRQTADSPASPSAPSPMPSPMPVQTTLLVPKMGAEDGEIDEFARSMKTQVEIFVNRMKSNSSRGRSFSTDSSVQTLFMNMTSLHARLLTFLKDMDDKRMWYEQLQDKLTQIKDSRAALDVLRQEHQEKLRRIAEEQERQKQLQMAQKLEIMRKKKQEYLQYQRQLALQRIQEQEREMALRQEQQKAQYRMGTAFPFMSPPNQGQPQGSPAHVGVPNYPGYGYQQMPAGGTLPHYGPPGNQPGMPSQMGQQLFSPQHGPQSLPGNGQFMGPNMPQGPDTNGTLPQQPPANQPPPQQQQQAPLPPGAMGPPPGMNMMPGQVAPPGIGPMPSSGVPPMGMAPPQQPPQGMPMNPTGTLPPNAHMPPQQMPQAGAPVSEVQQQQQQPPPPQPQAAAPVTMAPAVAPAVAPAATTNPAAPSAPEPATAELISFD is encoded by the coding sequence GATACCATGAACATCCTGAAGAGTGAAGGGCACAAATTCCCCGAGTTGAAGGAAGCGGACGCCATGTTCACTTCGGAGAATGCACCAGAATGGGCAGATGGCGATGTTTGTCACCGTTGCCGAGTGGCATTTTCCTTTACCCAGCGCAAACACCACTGTCGCAACTGTGGCCAGGTGTTTTGCCAGCAATGCTCGGCGAAGACTAGCACCTTGCCCAAGTTTGGCATTGAGCGCGAGGTTCGTGTTTGCGACGGGTGTTACCCGCAGCTCCATCGACAGACTCCGACTTTGACGAAAAAGGCTACCGAGGAGGAGGATCTGCCAGCTGAGTATTTAAGCAGTTCCTTGGCTCAGCAAGCGCAGGCGCCTGCCCGCAAGACAGACGAGGAGCTGAGAGAGGAGGAAGAACTTCAACTGGCCTTGGCTTTGAGTCAATCTGAGGCGGAGACGAAGAAAGCTACCCAAACGCGTAAGACTTTTCATAAATCGCCAAGTCCTGAGCCTGTTAAGGTTCAACGTAGCCCAAGCCCGGTTGACGAAACCCCAGCTGATCCGGAATTGCAACGTTATTTGAATCGTAACTATTGGGAACAGCGCCAAACGGCTGACTCTCCAGCCTCGCCATCCGCACCAAGTCCCATGCCGAGTCCAATGCCTGTTCAGACGACTTTACTGGTGCCTAAAATGGGTGCTGAAGATGGTGAAATAGATGAGTTTGCCAGATCAATGAAGACCCAAGTGGAGATTTTCGTCAATCGGATGAAGTCAAATTCAAGTCGTGGACGCAGCTTTTCAACCGATAGCTCTGTACAAACGTTGTTCATGAACATGACTTCATTGCACGCTCGCCTTTTGACATTCCTAAAGGACATGGATGACAAACGCATGTGGTACGAACAATTACAAGACAAACTAACTCAAATCAAGGACTCTCGTGCTGCTTTGGACGTACTTCGCCAAGAACACCAGGAAAAGCTTCGCAGGATTGCCGAAGAGCAGGAACGACAAAAGCAACTGCAAATGGCGCAAAAACTCGAAATCATGCGTAAGAAAAAGCAAGAATATCTACAGTATCAACGCCAGCTGGCTTTGCAACGCATCCAAGAACAAGAACGAGAGATGGCATTACGACAAGAGCAACAGAAGGCCCAATATCGCATGGGAACGGCCTTTCCTTTCATGTCCCCTCCCAATCAAGGCCAACCACAAGGTTCTCCGGCTCACGTTGGAGTTCCCAACTATCCCGGATATGGTTATCAACAAATGCCGGCGGGAGGTACACTTCCCCATTATGGCCCTCCCGGAAATCAACCCGGAATGCCTTCTCAAATGGGTCAACAGCTCTTCTCTCCACAACACGGACCACAATCGTTGCCTGGTAATGGACAATTCATGGGTCCGAACATGCCGCAAGGCCCTGATACCAATGGCACACTTCCACAGCAACCGCCGGCCAATCAACCGCCCCCTCAACAACAGCAACAAGCTCCACTCCCACCAGGCGCAATGGGTCCACCCCCCGGCATGAATATGATGCCCGGCCAAGTTGCTCCACCAGGGATTGGACCAATGCCTTCTTCTGGAGTACCCCCCATGGGAATGGCTCCCCCGCAGCAACCGCCACAAGGAATGCCCATGAATCCCACTGGAACTTTACCCCCTAACGCCCATATGCCGCCACAGCAGATGCCCCAGGCTGGCGCTCCTGTTTCGGAAGttcaacagcaacaacaacaaccccCGCCACCACAACCGCAAGCTGCAGCACCGGTCACAATGGCACCAGCTGTTGCTCCGGCCGTGGCTCCAGCAGCAACAACAAATCCTGCAGCACCGTCGGCCCCCGAGCCGGCCACGGCCGAATTGATAAGCTTCGATTGA